The window GGCCCTGGGACTTTGTCTGTTCGTGTTGGTGGCCCTGATACCCTGTCCCCTAAACCTGGTGGCTCTGGTCCCCTTGCCCTATATCCCCAAGGCCCCAAAGGTCCCCCACCCTGTCACAACCACCAGGACAGGGCTGGTGTCAGGGTCACCTGAGGGCACGGTGATGGGCTGGCGGGTTGgtggcagggctgtgctgctgtcccaggGCCCTATGGGGTCTCCATCTGTTGCTTCAGCCCTCCCGGTGTCCCCTGCATGGTTTGGGGTGACCCTGCACCTCATCCCGTGGGCACCAGCACCCCACTTCAACCCTGCCTGTCCTCCGTGGGGTGGGGAGACCCCTCCCAAGTGGGGAGACCCCAGCCTGGCCCCTCCAGCACatccagggcagggcaggggatggagcagaggatCCAACCccgggatggggatggggaagtGGTGGGGACAGAGATGGTGGCAACTGCGTGGTGGCATCGGTCCTGCCCGACCGTGGACTTGGCCCCCGGGGTGGCggggaggaaggggacagggacGGGCAGCGGATCAATCATTAACCCATCCCACACCGCACCCAGGGAACGGCGGGGCTGGCACGTGTGTCCCCACAGCCACCAAGTGCCACCAGGGTGGCTGCGGGCATGCGTGTTACGTGTGCCAGGCAGCCCAGGTGAGCGGCAGCGGGACTGGCCGTGCCGTGCCATGCCGTGCCATGCCGTGCCACACCGTGCCATCCCACAGCCCCGCTGCGAATCGTCCTGGGGCCGACGCCGGAGCAGCCGCCGGTGCCCATCTCCCCCCGAGCACCTCGTGGGCCCCGGGCAGGGGTGGCCGTGCGGGGGCCGGGCTGAGGTCGCGGCGTGGGGGGCCGTGCCGGCGGGTGGGCTGGGGGCAGTTCCCATGGCGGTGCCGTCTCCCTCGCCCCCGGGCTCCGGCGCGGCCGCCCAGCGCGGATGCCAGCGCGGTGAGGTGGAGCTGGGAGCGGCCGCCAGAACTGGTTTGGCCGGACCCGAGGAGGTGTCTGGGCTGGGCCCCCGCCATCACCCGCTCCCCGCGCCCGCCGGCACCGCGGCTCGGCCTGGCACGGCACAGTCGGTGTCGCCCGGTGCCACCAGGCTCTCGGTGGTGACACGGTGGCACTTGGAGAGGGCCCCGCATGGGTCGTGGTGGCACTGGCGTTCTCGGGTGTCTCGTATGGTATGAGGCTGGGCTCACGCTCCTGTCCCCCAGGGGTTGGGGGGATGGGGATACCCCCACCCTTGGCAGCCACCCACGGTTTGGCCGGACCCCCGGGGGGGCCGGGGGCAGGTGTGGTGCTGCCGTCACCCCGGCGCTGCCGTGAGTCACTGCTCGTCTGGGCGCCGGCAAAAACACCACCGGGGCGGGTgccaaggctgagcagccccCGGCAGCGCCATGGCACAGCGTCACGGCTCACATCATGTGGGGCCATGGACACCCTGGGACAAGGACCCGGTGCAGGACCcactctttcccttccccagatAATGCCATGGATGGgggggctcagcagagcagcccccGGGAGCCCCCCGGGCCGGGCAGCGTGGAGCTGGAGGGGGTCCCCAGCGAACGGGACGGGGGTGAGGGACCACCCGAGCTCAAGCGCTCCCAGCCCCGCTTCATCCACGGCAGCAGGTGGGTGGGGGGGGTCCTAATGCCgaggttttggggggggatTTGTGTGGATTGAGGGAGCGGGCACAGGCTGGGGGGTTGCAGGGAGCTGAGCCCCTCTCTGCCCACAGCCGTCCGGTGCCGCTGGAGGAGCCGCGGGCCTCGTCGCTGCCCACCATCCCCAACCCCTTCCCcgagctctgcagcccctcaaACTCACCCATCCTCAGCAGCCCCACCCTGGGGCCGGGACCCCCCCGTGAAGGGGCTTCCCACGTGAgtcagggagagaggggaagctggggagggaggggatggtcTCAGTCCCAGGAGAGGCAGCGGGGCCCCTGATGCCCACCCTGGCACATACCGGCAGGTGGTGAAGGTGTTTGGTGAGGACGGTGCCTGCCGCTCACTTGAGGCCTCTGCGGGGACGACGGCACGACAGCTCTGCGAGACCCTGGTGCGGAGGACGCGGGCGCTGCAGGACCACAGCTGGGCCCTGGTGGAGCTGCACCAGCACCTGGCGCTGGGTGAGCCACCGGCGTGGCGTGGCGTGGCACTGGGACCAACCCCGGACACCCCGCTGAGCTCTGTCCCCCCCAGAACGGTGCCTGGAGGACCACGAGTCGGTGGTGGAGGTGCAGAGCTCCTGGGCCCCCGGTGCCGACAGCCGCTTCGTCTTCCGCAAGAACTTCGCCAAGTACGAGCTCTTCAAGAGCAACGCGGTACGTGGGCACCTGAGCAGGGCCCGTGGGGACCTGGGTGTCCCCTGAGCACCCCATGGGTCCCCGCTGACCTCCCCTGTCCTCCCCAGCAGTCTCTCTTCCCTGAGGTGATGGTATCCAGCTGCCTGGAGGCAAATAAGAGCATGGCCCACTCTGAGCTCATCCAGGTATGGGGCCACCACAGCTGGACATGCCATGATGTCCCTGCCCTGCCATGATGTCCCTGCCCTGCCATGAGGTCCCTGCCCTGCCATGAGGTCCCTGCCATGCCATGAGGTCCCCGCTGTGCCATGGAGACCCTGTTGTTGTGCCGTGGGGACCCTGTTGTTGTGCCATGGGAACCCAGCCACACCATGGTGACCCCATGATGTCACGGGGATCCTGCCCACCATGGGGACCCCATTGTGCCCCTCAGCCCTCGTCTCCCCCCAGAACTTCCTCAATTCTGGCAGCTGCCCGGAGGTCCAGGGCTTCCTGCACCTGCGGGAGGCTGGGCGCAAGGTCTGGAAGCGTTTCTACTTCTCCCTGCGTCGCTCGGGGCTCTACTACTCCACCAAAGgcacctccaaggtgaggctgtGGGTGGAGGGCATGGCTGGGGGGTGCAGCGGGGCCAGCCCTGACCCCCCCTTTCCCCAGGACCCCCGGCACCTCCAGTACTTTGCCGACCTCACAGAGTCCAACATCTACTACGTGACACAGGGCAAGAAGCATTACGGGACACCCACTGAGTTTGGCTTCTGCATCAAGGtgggcacagccctgcctggctgggggTCCtgtccttccctcttccccccagcCAAGGGGTCAGAGTTCCCCCCTCCTGAGAACCAGGGCTGCCTGGTGACAGCTCCaacctctccctgcagccctaCAAGGTGCGGAGTGGTGTGAAGGGCCTGAAGTTGCTCTGCAGTGAGGATGAGCAGAGCCGGAGCTGCTGGATGGCAGCTTTCCGCCTCTTTAAGGTGGGCTCTGACCCCCCAAGGGGTCCCAGGCCTTGTGCCAGGGGGATACAGGGTCCTGTGCTGGGGGATGTTGGAGTgatgctgggagggagctgcagggatgctcacatcccagtgctggggTTGCTGGAGGGATGGCCCCATCCCCAGGGTGGGAGGACATGGATGGTCCCAGCCCCAGACCAAGCAGATGccatccttcccccccccccactgtGGGACGGagccccccaggaccccccagcTGATGGGACTGTCCCCCCAGTATGGCATGCAGCTCTACCGGAACTACCAGCAGGCACAGGCACGGCTGAGCCAGCCCCCCTGGATCGGGCCCACACCCCTGGTGAgtgccccccctccccacagcccccagcccccagagagccccctcccaccccccattctccccatcccctgcagCGAAGCGTCTCCGACAACGCGCTGGTGGCCATGGACTTCTCAGGGTGCACGGGGCGAGTGATAGAGAACCCCAGTGAGGTGCTGACGGTGGCTCTGGAGGAGGCGCAGGCCTGGAGGGTGagttggggtgctggggggactGGGGAGCAAGAGGGGGTCTCCCCAAACCCACCCTAATCCTTGCTTTTCACGGCCAGAAGAAGACGACGCACCGGTAcagcctgccagcagcctgccagAGCTCCCCGCTCAGTGCCGGTGAGCAGATCCCACCTGTGGGGTCTCTGGTGACCTAAAGGGGGGGGTCCCTGCCGTGGCTGGGTGGGACTCTCACCCCCACCCACCTGactcccctctccccacagccatCCACCGCACGCAGCCCTGGTTCCATGGGCGCATCTCCCGGGAGGACACCCAGCAGCTGATCGGCCGGCAGGGCTTGGTGGATGGGTACGGCACCCTGGGGGGACACGGGACCCCTGGGGGGACACGGGACCCCTGGGTGGGGGCTCCATGACCGCAAGGGTTGTAGAACTTATGGAGTGATGTGGGATGCTTGCAGAGAATGGTGGGGGGGGTAGATTGTGGGAGAACCCCGGGGCTCCCAGGGGGCACAGGAGCCCAGGGCTTTGTGGGGGCAGACAGAGGGGTCCTGGGGCCAGCAGTGACACCCCCTTCACAGCGTCTTCCTGGTGCGGGAGAGCCAGCGCAACCCCAAGGGCTTtgtcctgtccctgtgccaccTGCAGCGAGTCAAACACTATCTGATCCTGCCCGTGAGTGCTGGGGGGGTCGGGGGTCGGGATAGGAGGGTGGCCAGGGGTGTGGGATCCTGACCCGTTTGCCCCCCCTTGGCAGAGCGAGGAGGAGGGACGGCTCTACTTCACCATGGATGACGGGCAGACCCGCTTCGCCGACCTCATCCAGCTGGTGGAGTTTCACCAGATCAACCGCGGCATCCTGCCCTGCAAGCTGCGGCACTACTGCACCTGCGTGGCCCTCTGAGCTGGCACCGCTGGCACAGCCCGGCACTGCCGGCATGGCACAGCgtggcacagcccagcagcactgacatGGTTTGGCACAGCCCGGCACTGCCAGCATGGCACAGTTTGCCCCAGCCTGGCACCACCGGCACGATCTGGCACGGGCCAGCAGGATTGGGGCCAGCTCGGCACAGCACGTGCCAGAATGGGACGGCTCCTCCCAGCACCCCGTGCCCTGGGTGCCAGCTCTCCTGTGGGACCCTGGGGTGCCAGCACTGCCAGAACCCCCTATCTCAAGCactttctcccccccccccccccccagcccttaGTGTCCCCAAGTGTCCCCAGGGGGGTCCTGGCACTCCTTCACCCCCAGCCAGGTGGGCTTGGGTTTCCCAGCCCAGGAGTGGGGTCTTGGGGGTGGTGAGGGGGGCACCACTACCGCATCCCCCCCTATCCCCTCAAGGCCAGTTGAACTGTGATGTGTTTTATACCACTGAaaataaaggttattttttCAGAGCTCCCGCCTCGCCctttcagaagggaaaagctgGGGTGCTGCGGGGGGTCAGTCCAGCAGCCCCCCAGGGGAGTGTGTCTGGcagtgtccccatgtcccaCCGTGTCCCCACAGTGCCCCAGGTCCTACACAAAGGTCCCTCTGTGCACCCCGGGCACCACGTGCGGCTCAGCCACGCGGGCCGCCAGCAAATCCCCGGGGGAGATTATCAGGGTGAGATTAATGGCCTGGATTTGGGGGGGCCAGGGCAGGCACAGCTGCTATTAAAGGCTGGGGGGGCCAGGCAGGGGGGCCACACCATGGCTCCCAAGACAGTGCTGATCACCGGCTGCTCCTCCGGCATCGGGCTGGCGCTGGCTGTGCGGCTGGCACAGGACAAGCGGCGTCGCTTCCGAGGTGAGGAGGGTGGGGGGACTCCTCCATTCCCAGGGAAGACCCCTCCTGGTGTGCCAGGCTGAGCCCCCTCTGCCCCCAGTCATCGCCACCATGAGAACGTGGGCAGGAGCGGGGCACTGCggcagcggcggggccggcgCTGGGCCGGACATGGAGATCAAACAGTTGGATGTCTGTGATGAGGCCTCGATCCGTGCCTGCCTGGACAGCATCCCCGGGCGCCACGTCGACATCCTGGGTGAGCCCTGGCACCCCCTGCCCACCATGGCCCCTGGTGCTCTGTGTTGAGGACACCCTGGGCTTGggacagcctgggctggggtcACCAAGTGCACCGGGGTGAGCCCTGCACTGGGGACTGCCCATACAGCCCATGCTGGGGACCACCCATGCACCCAGTGCAGGGGACACCTCATGTGACAGGGACCCTCCACGTTGGGGACATCCTCTATTCTGGGGACATCACATATACCAGAGACCCTGTGCACCCAGGCACCCCATGCTGGGGATCCTCTGAGCACCAGGACCCTCTGAACACCAGGCATGGATCTCCCTTCGTGGGGGTCACCCCACTGAGGCCCTGTGCCCGCAGTCAGCAATGCCGGGGTGGGGATGGCGGGTCCCCTGGAATGCCCAGAGCCTGGCAGCCATGCAGAGCCTCATGGACACCAACTTCTTCGGCCTCGTCCGCTTGGTCAAGGAGGTGCTGCCCCGACATGAAGCGGCGGCGCGGGGGCACATCGTTGTCATCAGCAGCATCATGGGCCTGCAGGGTATGAGAGGGAACAGGGCACCCAGGTGGGACCCAGCCCCCGCCAGGCCCCTGACTGGGCCCCCCTTCACCTCCTCAGGCATCGTCTTTCAACGACCATCTACGCGGCCTCCAAGTTCGCAGTGGAAGGGTTCTGTGAGAGCTGGTGGTGCAGGCGCTGCGCTTCAATGTGGCGTGAGTGCCGGGGGCTGGCCAGGGGTGGAGGGAGAGGGTGCTTGGAGGGGAGGGCACCAGGGTCCCCAGcaccccatccctgggcaggATCAGCCTGGTAGAGCCGGGGCCGGTGATGACGGAGTTTGAGACGAAGCTGTACGAGGAAGCTGAACGCGCCGATTACTCCCGGACCGACCCCAGAGACGGCTGAGATCTTCACCAACCTCTACCTGAGGAACTCCAAGGACGTCTTCGCCAGCCTGGGACAGACCCCCGAGACATCGCAGAGGTGACGGGTGGGCGGGTGGcacccctgggctgggggctgtcttccttcccaccccaccCATCCCAGGAAGCCTCCATTAGCCCACACAAGGAGCTTAGGCTGGCAGTGGGGAGGGgtccagccctgccagctccttcccccTGATGGGGCTGAACCTggatgggaatggggatgggatAAGATACAGACAGGATGGGAAGGGGTTGGAGACAGGCATGGGGATGGAAATGGGAAGGAGATGGGATGGAAACAGAAATGTAGATGGAGGTGGGATGAGAGGGAGGTAGGGATAGGATAGGAATTGAAATTTGGGTGGGGACAGGGGGCTGGAGATGGGATACACATAGGATGGGAagggggatgggatggggttgAGGAGAGGATGGGACAGGAAGGAGACCAGTAAGGTCCCCATATGCAGCACACGCTGCGGGTGATCGAGGCGGCCCGGCCACCCTTCCGACACCAGACCAACGCCGCCTACACCCCGATGGCCGCGCTGAAGCACGCAGACCCCAAGCGGCGCCCTGGTCACCGAGGCCTTTTACAACCTGGTGTTCAAGTACGACGCCGTGCTGCGACTCGGCCTCCGCGCCATCCGCCTGCTCCGCTGGAAGGCACAGAGGTGAAGGCAGGAGTCCGGCTGCTGGGCTTCAAATAGCCCCTGGGGCACGGTGCCAACacagccccccagcacccagctcacCTTGGGGGGCAGAGGTGCCCACACGGGGGGGGGTTCGGCTTCTGTGGTATTAAACTGGGAGGGTTATTTTTAACCAGCGCCGGGTGACGGTTCCTCCAAGAGCGCGGCCACCGTGACAGGGCTGGGACAGGCTGGCAGGCTGCCCCcttccctcctgtccccccctcCAAGGCACATGGTACCCCAGGACCCTGTCATTGTCCCCCTCCACAGCcacccagggatgctgcatccccttcccctgggCAATGCCCCATGTGGGGTGGGGGTCCCACACCCTGTGTCACCCCCCTCCAGCACTGTGCCCCCAGCCCATGCTACACACCGTGGCCCCGCAGGCCTGGCCAGCTCCTGGCACCTTTGGGGACAGGATGGgggcagagagggaagaggaaatatttttgcattttgccCCCCCCTTTCTTGCACGAGCTAATGGCAAAGCAGCAGTGGGGAACGTGACACCAGGGCTATGGCAACggcacagcacctgcaggacaTGCAGGGTGACATCAAAGGGGTGACACAGCCTCCACACCCGCACCCCCCCTCCGCTGTGGTTTCTGCAGATTTGACTTTCTCTGCCTTggggggcagggatgggggggcTGCACCCAGCTCCAGGGAGCAATGAAGTGGGGGCCATTCCCTGGCTGTggcacagctccccagcacagagccagagcCATGGGAAATGGGGCTCAGGGAGAACAggcccccccccagccccccagtgtccccaggagagcagcagtggggacagcaggggaCATAGGATTGTACCCAACAGAGCAGGGGGGCAGCAGGggcctggggacagcagtgctgcagtggCCTCAGTGCTGTGACAGCCTCAGCCACGCTGCAGCACAtcctggtggcactgggggctCTGGATGGAGTGGGACAGGGGGCTGCTGTGGTCTGGGCTGGGTGAGGGGGGGTCCCCAAGTTGTGGCAGGACCTGGGCCATGGTTTCAGCTGAGGAGCATCACCCCCAGCCAAGCAGCGTTGTCCCCAGGGGCTGAGGCTGCTTGGCTCCACGGGGAGGTTCTTGTAAAAACAATCCTGTGGGGACTTTCCCTTCTGatccccctcacccccccccgGCCAGCCCTAGTGTGACAATTGTGTGACAATTGTCAGCTGCTCCCCTGAGGATCCCCAGAAGCCCGAGTGTGGCTGCCATGCAAATCTGCTGCCGGATTTAACCCCCTGGAGGGAATGGCCGGGAGCACTCAGCTCCCTGGGGGctctgctgtgtcccctccacccccccagCTGAGTAACAGGGACACCAGGTGTGACCTGAACCTGCTGTCCCCACCTCAGTGCCACCAGTGACCTTGTGTTTGTGGGGCTGCATGTCCCACAGGGCTGGAAAACTGCCCCAGTGGGACACTGCCAGTACCAGCACTGGGAATGTGGCTCTCTaagggagggggcagctggTACCCCCCATCCCAAGGGAAACCCTCACTAAGTGCCCTCCCCCCACTCCCAGTTTTTGGGGGTCCATAACCACCCAACCCACGTGGAGGTTATGACATGCTGGTGGGTCCTATAAAGGGGTTTTGGTCCCAGCAGAGGGGGTTTGGGCATCCAAGTGGCTCTGATGGAGGCAAAAGCCAGGCTGGGGTGACACCAGGGTGAGGGGGACAGCCCTTGGTGACACAGTGTGTCACAGAGAGCAAGTGACAAGGCCATGAGCAGCCAGGGCATCCCCATGGGAATCCTTTCTTGCTCTACCAGGAGAAATTCAGGCATTCTCCTGTCTCAGACACTCACCCCGAGGTGGCTTGGGGAGACAAGGAAagccaccagcagcccagctctgaggaCGTTTCCTTGGACTGTGCCATCCATCTGTCACCCACCACTGAAGGCTGACAGCACGTCTCAGAGGCACAGATCCCATGATCCTTACATCTCAGTGTAGGAGAACTCCACAGGCAGGCAGGGTCTGGGATCCAGTCCTTCTGCAGCACATAAGACACTTGAGCACTCTGCAGATTGATTTAACCCCTTCCAGACACAGCactactgggaaaaaataatataattttcttttttttgtacctTAAAATTCAGAGAGGGAAGAAATATTTGAGCCAAAAGAATGAGCCCAGCTCAGAGGGAGGGATGAAGTGGGGCTCTGTGCCCAGGTAGAGAGGGAACACCACAGAGATGGGCAGGGCAGTGTTGGAAAAGCACAAAAGCCACGTAGGTTCCAAACACAAAATGGATGCAAAAAGTCCATCAGAACACACCTAATGCTGCTTTATataaaaacacttcaaaaagaATAAACATTCATTCAGCAGTAACATTATCAAACTCCTATCATCATCCCAGTGACAAACAATCCAGCAAggattagattaaaaaaattattttaaaaaccagctTCAAAGTCAGGGCAAACACAGAGAGCACCTTGCACTCTGAGGGATATCCCCACgcagagcagacactgactgagctGTCAGCTCCCACACACTCGTGCAAGGAGGTACTCACAGtgtctgctgcagggacagggtgaCATGAAGCTGGGACAGGGTGACACAGAGCCCACCAGCAGGCTGGCTGTGGAGCAGGCACAGGAGGCACAGCGTGGGTTCATTCTTGGAATGAAACCAGACAGGAGGACTTTCCCATCAGTGAAAATCAGGATTTCCCCCAGACTGCTTGGATGAGCCAACTCCTGACCTCAACTGGGTATCCCAAAAACACATACCCTTAAAAACCCCAGCCCTAAAATAGGTCTTGTGGTTTATTTTGATATTACTAAGAGGCGTGTGGGAGTGACTTTAAAGAAAGTGGACAGAGGGGTAAGAAGAATCAAAGTGTAGTGGGGCCATGTGCTCTTTAAGACTTAGGGTAAAACCTTTAAAGAGGAATTAATAATCCTTCCTGGACACACATTTCCTTGTTCTGGTGCTTCACCATTTGAAGACCACTGGGACTGTGACAGCCAGGAAAACTTCTGAAGACTTCAGACTGTGCCTCGGATCAAGCAGGCAAactggcagcaggagaggaaaacctTCAGCACTGAGTTAAAGCGtacaatatgaaaataaatgcacattaaaaaataa of the Calypte anna isolate BGI_N300 chromosome 27, bCalAnn1_v1.p, whole genome shotgun sequence genome contains:
- the GRB7 gene encoding growth factor receptor-bound protein 7 isoform X1, whose protein sequence is MDGGAQQSSPREPPGPGSVELEGVPSERDGGEGPPELKRSQPRFIHGSSRPVPLEEPRASSLPTIPNPFPELCSPSNSPILSSPTLGPGPPREGASHVVKVFGEDGACRSLEASAGTTARQLCETLVRRTRALQDHSWALVELHQHLALERCLEDHESVVEVQSSWAPGADSRFVFRKNFAKYELFKSNAQSLFPEVMVSSCLEANKSMAHSELIQNFLNSGSCPEVQGFLHLREAGRKVWKRFYFSLRRSGLYYSTKGTSKDPRHLQYFADLTESNIYYVTQGKKHYGTPTEFGFCIKPYKVRSGVKGLKLLCSEDEQSRSCWMAAFRLFKYGMQLYRNYQQAQARLSQPPWIGPTPLRSVSDNALVAMDFSGCTGRVIENPSEVLTVALEEAQAWRKKTTHRYSLPAACQSSPLSAAIHRTQPWFHGRISREDTQQLIGRQGLVDGVFLVRESQRNPKGFVLSLCHLQRVKHYLILPSEEEGRLYFTMDDGQTRFADLIQLVEFHQINRGILPCKLRHYCTCVAL
- the GRB7 gene encoding growth factor receptor-bound protein 7 isoform X3, which codes for MDGGAQQSSPREPPGPGSVELEGVPSERDGGEGPPELKRSQPRFIHGSSRPVPLEEPRASSLPTIPNPFPELCSPSNSPILSSPTLGPGPPREGASHVVKVFGEDGACRSLEASAGTTARQLCETLVRRTRALQDHSWALVELHQHLALERCLEDHESVVEVQSSWAPGADSRFVFRKNFAKYELFKSNAQSLFPEVMVSSCLEANKSMAHSELIQNFLNSGSCPEVQGFLHLREAGRKVWKRFYFSLRRSGLYYSTKGTSKDPRHLQYFADLTESNIYYVTQGKKHYGTPTEFGFCIKPYKVRSGVKGLKLLCSEDEQSRSCWMAAFRLFKYGMQLYRNYQQAQARLSQPPWIGPTPLRSVSDNALVAMDFSGCTGRVIENPSEVLTVALEEAQAWRKTTHRYSLPAACQSSPLSAAIHRTQPWFHGRISREDTQQLIGRQGLVDGVFLVRESQRNPKGFVLSLCHLQRVKHYLILPSEEEGRLYFTMDDGQTRFADLIQLVEFHQINRGILPCKLRHYCTCVAL
- the GRB7 gene encoding growth factor receptor-bound protein 7 isoform X4, with translation MDGGAQQSSPREPPGPGSVELEGVPSERDGGEGPPELKRSQPRFIHGSSRPVPLEEPRASSLPTIPNPFPELCSPSNSPILSSPTLGPGPPREGASHVVKVFGEDGACRSLEASAGTTARQLCETLVRRTRALQDHSWALVELHQHLALERCLEDHESVVEVQSSWAPGADSRFVFRKNFAKYELFKSNAQSLFPEVMVSSCLEANKSMAHSELIQNFLNSGSCPEVQGFLHLREAGRKVWKRFYFSLRRSGLYYSTKGTSKDPRHLQYFADLTESNIYYVTQGKKHYGTPTEFGFCIKYGMQLYRNYQQAQARLSQPPWIGPTPLRSVSDNALVAMDFSGCTGRVIENPSEVLTVALEEAQAWRKKTTHRYSLPAACQSSPLSAAIHRTQPWFHGRISREDTQQLIGRQGLVDGVFLVRESQRNPKGFVLSLCHLQRVKHYLILPSEEEGRLYFTMDDGQTRFADLIQLVEFHQINRGILPCKLRHYCTCVAL
- the GRB7 gene encoding growth factor receptor-bound protein 7 isoform X2; translation: MDGGAQQSSPREPPGPGSVELEGVPSERDGGEGPPELKRSQPRFIHGSSRPVPLEEPRASSLPTIPNPFPELCSPSNSPILSSPTLGPGPPREGASHVVKVFGEDGACRSLEASAGTTARQLCETLVRRTRALQDHSWALVELHQHLALERCLEDHESVVEVQSSWAPGADSRFVFRKNFAKYELFKSNASLFPEVMVSSCLEANKSMAHSELIQNFLNSGSCPEVQGFLHLREAGRKVWKRFYFSLRRSGLYYSTKGTSKDPRHLQYFADLTESNIYYVTQGKKHYGTPTEFGFCIKPYKVRSGVKGLKLLCSEDEQSRSCWMAAFRLFKYGMQLYRNYQQAQARLSQPPWIGPTPLRSVSDNALVAMDFSGCTGRVIENPSEVLTVALEEAQAWRKKTTHRYSLPAACQSSPLSAAIHRTQPWFHGRISREDTQQLIGRQGLVDGVFLVRESQRNPKGFVLSLCHLQRVKHYLILPSEEEGRLYFTMDDGQTRFADLIQLVEFHQINRGILPCKLRHYCTCVAL
- the LOC103539265 gene encoding LOW QUALITY PROTEIN: retinol dehydrogenase 8 (The sequence of the model RefSeq protein was modified relative to this genomic sequence to represent the inferred CDS: inserted 2 bases in 2 codons; deleted 3 bases in 3 codons; substituted 1 base at 1 genomic stop codon) produces the protein MAPKTVLITGCSSGIGLALAVRLAQDKRRRFRVIATMRTWAGAGHCGSGGAGAGPDMEIKQLDVCDEASIRACLDSIPGRHVDILVSNAGVGMAGPLECQSLAAMQSLMDTNFFGLVRLVKEVLPRHEAAARGHIVVISSIMGLQGILSTTIYAASKFAVEGFCEXLVVQALRFNVAISLVEPGPVMTEFETKLYEEAERADYSRTDPETAEIFTNLYLRNSKDVFASLGQTPETSQRXRHTLRVIEAARPPFRHQTNAAYTPMAALKHADPSGALVTEAFYNLVFKYDAVLRLGLRAIRLLRWKAQXVKAGVRLLGFK